One genomic window of Nicotiana sylvestris chromosome 10, ASM39365v2, whole genome shotgun sequence includes the following:
- the LOC104221929 gene encoding uncharacterized protein, protein MEARDRVVRIGVSKINNTGQPNHSSTLETWEYSGRQEDGVARLEAIMQQDIGSNAKISVRADAHDSAIKNIEMQMGQILMSLNNRPHGTLPTNTQVNPKDQVPKQLMAVSLRNGRDLDVDKERAREAREAKPAQEEGGIQIETEKEAKITQEPVVDVEADKHQSQMIGKKRPPTPFPQRLAKYQKEEQYKKFLEILKQIQVNIPLIDALKEMPGYAKMMKDLMSRKFDFQDLATVTLTQTCSAVVTRPIAEKLSDPGSFTIPCTIGDFSFAKALCDLGAIINLMPLAIYKRLGIGRARPTSMLLQLVDRTIKRPSSILDNVLIQVGKFVFPTDFVILGCKVDEEIPINFGKTIPGHGESFNRL, encoded by the exons atggaggctAGAGATAGGGTGGTCAGAATTGGAGTCAGCAAAATCAACAATACAGGCCAGCCCAATCACAGTTCAACActggaaacatgggag TACAGTGGAAGGCAGGAAGATGGGGTTGCTAGACTTGAAGCAATTATGCAACAGGACATTGGGTCTAATGCAAAGATTAGTGTGAGAGCAGATGCACATGACTCGGCGATCAAGAATATTGAAATGCAAATGGGACAAATTTTGATGTCTCTAAACAATCGCCCTCATGGAACACTACCCACAAATACCcaggtaaatccaaaagatcaagtcCCGAAGCAGTTGATGGCAGTGAGCTTACGTAATGGCAGAGATTTGGATGTAGATAAAGAAAGGGCTCGAGAAGCCAGGGAAGCTAAG CCTGCCCAGGAAGAAGGTGGCATTCAAATTGAGACCGAGAAAGAAGCTAAAATAACACAGGAACCAGTGGTTGATGTAGAGGCTGATAAACATCAATCCCAaatgattgggaagaagagacctcctacACCCTTCCCTCAGAGGCTAGCTAAGTACCAAAAGGAGGAGCAATACAAGAAGTTCTTGGAAATActaaaacaaatccaggtaaacatTCCCTTAAttgatgctttgaaagagatgcctgggtatgcaaaaatgatgaaggacttaatgtcccgaaaatttgatttccaagacttaGCCACAGTTACTCTCACCCAGAcctgtagtgcagtggtgactagaccaattgcgGAAAAGTTATCTGACCCAGGGAGCTTTACAATCCCATGCACTATTGGTGATTTTTCCTTTGCTAAAGCACTGTGTGATCTAGGGGCCATcattaatcttatgcccctggcaaTTTATAAAAGGCTGggtattggaagagctagacccacctctatgttgttgcagctggttGATAGGACGATAAAGCGACCCTCTAGTATTCTGGATAATGTAttgattcaggtagggaaatttgtgttccctacaGATTTTGTAATCTTAGGCTGTAAAGTAGATGAAGAGATTCCCATaaattttgggaagaccattccTGGCCACGGAGAGAGCTTTAATCGATTGTGA